Within the Candidatus Woesearchaeota archaeon genome, the region CCTTGACAAACGCCATTTCTTTGTTCCCCTTGTCGTACCCGTTTTCTTCCTCGAGCTTGTAGATCCTCTCCCGAAACCACTGGTACGTATTCAAATGATTAAAGGTGACGCACGGCTGCGCCACATCAATAAACGCAAACCCTTCATGCTTGATAGCCTCTTCCATCACCCAGGTCAAGTGCTTAATATCGCCCGCGAAGCCACGCGCGACGAACGTAGCATCGGCCGCGAGAGCAAGCGCGATCGGATTGATTTTTGGCTCGATAACGCCAAACGGCGTTGACTTGCTGTGAAACCCCTTATCGCTCGTCGGGGACGTCTGCCCCTTCGTCAAACCGTAAATTTGATTGTCGTGCACGATCAAGGTGATGTTGAGGTTGCGCCGAAGGGCGTGGATGAAATGCCCCATTCCAAGCCCGTACAAGTCCCCATCGCCCGCGATGGCGATGACGTGGAGCTTATGGTTCGCCAAGCGAATACCCGTCGCGACAGGCACGCTCCTTCCGTGAATGCTGTGAAAACCATAGGTTTCAAGCCAGTGCGGAAGCTT harbors:
- a CDS encoding 2-oxoacid:ferredoxin oxidoreductase subunit beta → MSEITVGTFTTKSFPTWCPGCGDFGILTALKHALADLQIPPHMVALASGIGCSSKLPHWLETYGFHSIHGRSVPVATGIRLANHKLHVIAIAGDGDLYGLGMGHFIHALRRNLNITLIVHDNQIYGLTKGQTSPTSDKGFHSKSTPFGVIEPKINPIALALAADATFVARGFAGDIKHLTWVMEEAIKHEGFAFIDVAQPCVTFNHLNTYQWFRERIYKLEEENGYDKGNKEMAFVKALEWGEKIPIGVFFQKRMPTYEEQLPQLADGPLAESRIEDIDISSALDEHT